Within Chelatococcus sp. HY11, the genomic segment ATCGGAAAAGGCGAGGACGTCATCATTCTCGACGGCCGTACTTGGCCGGAACATCAAGGCATCAGCATACCCGGCAGCATCAGCGTCCCGAACGGGGAACTGTTGTTGCGATTGCCGGATCTGGTGAAGGATCCCCGAACAAACGTCGTCGTGACCTGCGCGGGCCGCACGCGGTCGATCATCGGCGCGCAAACCCTGATCAATGCTGGCGTTGAAAATCCGGTTTACGCATTGCGTGGCGGTACGCAGGCCTGGCGGATGGCCGGGCTGTCCCTGCAAAGTGGCAGTACAAACCGGTTCGCGGATGTGACGCCAGAAGGCGCCGCGCGCGCCGAGGCGTTCGCGAACGATCTCCGTCGCAAGGCGGGCATTCCCGACATTCCCCATGCCGACGTGGAGCGGATCGCGGGCAAAGGCCAAAGAAGCGTCTATCTGCTCGATGTCCGCACCCGGGAGGAGTTCGACGAAGGGCATATCGCCGGCTCGGTCCACGCCCCTGGCGGGCAACTTGTGCAGGGGGTCATCCGCTGGTGCGCGGTGCGCAGGGGTTTGCTCGTCCTGATAGACAGCGCCCCCTTCGTGCGCGCTGTTTCAGCCGCCCACTGGCTCCGGCAGATGGGGTATGACGCACGCGTCCTCGATGGCGGCGTCGAGGGCGCGACTTCGCAAGTCGTGAAGGACGATCCGCCCCTGGCCATTCCCCCATTCTCATCCGTCGCGCTGGTTGATACCGACCACGCCAGACGTCTCCGTACCGGCAATGTCCTGACGATCGATGTCGGCTCCTCCATGGACTACAGAAACAGCCATATCGCCGGGGCGATCTGGGGGATACGCCCTCGTTTGGATGATCTGTGCGAGCTTGTTCATCAGGCCGATACCGTAATCGTCTACAGCGCCGTCGCCGCGCGGGCGTTCCTCTTCGCCGCCGATTTGAAGCGCCTGTTTCCAGCGTACGATGTTTGCGTGCTGAACGGAGGATTGAACGCTTGGCGCGTTGCGGGCGGAGAGGTGGAGAGCACGCCCGATGCCCCACCGGACGAGGCTTGCATCGATTACCTGTTCTGGGCGCATGATCGGCAGAAGGGCAACGACGCCGCGACTTTGCAATATTTCAACTGGGAGCACGGCCTCCCGGAACAGATCACCCGCGACGGCACCTCGGAATTCAGGATCTTGAAGTGAGCGCTCGTCAGGACAAGAACGCCGGACAGTTCGCAACGCAGCTGAGCACGAACGACGAGACCATCGTCGCGCATGCCGGTCGGTCGAGCGGCCATTTCGGAGCGGTCAACACGCCCGTCTATCACGCGTCGACCATCCTGTTTCCGACGCTGGCAGCCTATGAGCAAAAGGCAACTGCTCCTGTTCGCTATGGTCGGCGCGGCACGCCGACAACTGCGGCCCTTGAAGACGCGATCAGCGCACTGGAGGGAGCCGCGGGAACGGTACTGACACCTTCCGGCATGAGCGCTGTCACCACGACGCTGATCGCCCATGCGGGGCAAGGCGCTGAATTCCTGATTTCGGACGCGGTGTACCCCCCGGTTCGCACGTTTTGTAAACGCCTGAACGAACAGTTCGGCGTCGAGACGGTGTTTTACGACCCCTGCATTGGGCAAGATATCTCTGCCCTCGTTACAGACCGCACACGCCTGATCTGGCTGGAGTCCCCTGGCTCCCACACCTTCGAGATCCAGGATATCGCCGCCATCACGCGGGTGGCGCGGGCGCGCGGTGTAACCACGGTCATCGACAATTCCTGGAGCGGAGGGCATTTCCTGAAGCCGTTCAGGCTCGGCGTCGACATCGTCGTCCATGCCGCGACGAAGTACATAGGCGGTCATGCTGACGCGATGCTGGGCGCGATCGCCTGTAACGACGACAATCTCGGAAAGATCAGGAAGGCGATCTCGGATTTCGGTCTCTGCGCCGGGCCTGACGACGCCTACCTCGTGCTACGGGGATTCAGGACCCTCGTCACGCGTCTGAAACAACACAACGAGAATGGCCTTGAGGTCGCGCGGTGGCTCGAGGCGCATCCGCTTGTCGAGCGCGTGATCCATCCGGCCCTGGTCAGCCATCCGCAGCACGCGTTGTGGCGCGAGCAGTTCACGGGCGCCTCGGGACTGTTCGGCTTTGTCATCAAATGCCGGGACAGGGCCGCGCTCGGGCCGATGATGGACGGGCTTAGCTACTTCGGGATGGGGTCGAGCTGGGGCGGCTTTGAAAGTTTGCTCATTCCCGTAAGTCTCGACGGCAAGAGAGAGGTCGCGCATCCAGCTTGGCAAGGCCAGCTGATGCGCATTCACGTGGGGCTGGAGCATCCCGACGACCTGATTGGAGACCTTGACCGTGCCCTCCAACGATTGCCCATGGCGGATAGGGGTGCCTGAAACAGGATGACAGCTCAGACGACGAGACGATGAAACGCCCCTTTTCGAATCCACGTCAGACGCTCCTGGTGTCGACGACGGCCCCTTGTCCGGCGGAGCCGTCAGCCGTGGCTAGGAGGCGCCGCCTTGCTCAGGCGAAGCCCTGAATTTTCAGGACCGTCTGGACAGAGGGTCGCTCTCTCATCCTGGCATAGTGGTTCGCCAGATGCCCTGGCAACGGCTTGTTCAAGCGTTCGGCCATCCAGAACTCGACGTAGAAAAGCGCCGCGTCCGCTATCGAAAAATCGCCCACGGCAAAACCCTCGGCGCTTGCCTTATCTCCGAGCCAGGCCATGCCCTGCTCAAAGGTCTTGAGACCCATCGCCTTTACCGCCTCGTGGCTCTCGGGGGCCGGAGAAAAATTTTGCGGGCGGGAGATGCGCGAGAAGCCGAGACTGTGGACGGTCCCAACGGTGTAGTCCATCAGTTCATAGGCGCGCGCGGCGGCCAACGGGTCGGCTGGCAACAGCCGCTTGTCGGGATGGGTGAGGTGCAGCCACGTGGCCATTGCCTGGAATTCGGAGAGCGTGCTGCCATCCTCGAACTGGAAAAGGGGAACCTTGCCCTTTGGATTGAGCGCCAGGTATTCGGGGCTCCTTTGCTCCTGTTTGGTGAAATCCAGTCTTTGAGGCTCGTAAGCGGTGCCCGTTTCCTCCAGGAGGATATGGATACCAAGCGCGCATGAGCCGTTGGCGTAGAAGAACTTCATCGGACTATCCTTTTGTGAGATCTATCGGACCCATGGCAGGGGCGCCAAGCCTTGTAGATGGCGCCAAGCCTGGCAGATGGCGCCAGGAGCGGACCGTATTTCGCCGTTTGCGGACAATGACGGCCACGTCTGGCCAACCACATATCGACAAGTTCGCCGCGAAGATCTGCACCGCTTGTACCCACGGAATATTATCTTTTCTGCGCGGGTCAAGGGCGGCGCGCGCTTGAGACGGCGGCATGCCAAATGGCTTCTCCATCCTGCGGCGGGGCTGAAAACGGCTATCCGCGTGGGCTTATCCTATAATGTTGACAATCGGATGCAAATGAATACATCTGAATTCCCAGATGGATCCCAACGCCGGGACGTGAGCCCGGAGGATATCCGTACAGGAAGGGGCTCGATATGGCGGAATTGAAGCTGTCAGTGGACGTTGGCGGCACGTTCACCGATGTGGTTCTGCGACAGGGCCACAAGCGTTGGACCACCAAAGTGCTCACTACGCCTCGCGTTCCGGAAGAGGGCGTTCTCACGGGCATTTCCGAAATACTTGCCACCGCCGGGCGACGTTTCGACGAAGTCGATATATTCGTTCATGGCACGACGCTGGCGACGAATGCGATCATCGAGCGGCGTGGCGCGCGCACGGCACTGCTTGCAACGCAAGGATTTCGGGACGTTCTCGAGATGGGTACGGAGAGCCGCTTCGACCAGTACGACCTGGAATTGGTTCGCCCCTCGCCTGTCGTTCCCCGCCCGCTCCGTTTCGGCGTTCCCGAACGCCTGGATGCAAAAGGCCTGGTGCGCGTTCCGCTCGACGAACGAGCCGTCGTGGACGTCGCTGGACAACTGGAGCGCGAGGGGGTCGAAGCCGTCGCGATCTCCTTCCTGCATTCCTACATCAATCCAGCGCACGAGAAGGCGGTCGGAAAACTTCTGGCCAGTCGTCTGCCCAGCCTCGCCATTTCTCTGTCACACGAAGTCTGCCCTGAAATAAGAGAGTATGAGCGGACCTCGACGACCGTTCTGAACGCTTATGTCCAGCCGCTGATGGACCGGTATCTCGACCAGATGGAACGGCGCCTGATCGAAGCCGGGTTCCGGGGTTCGATCGCGCTGATGACCTCAGGCGGCGGGTTGACCTCGCTGTCGCTCGCGAGGCGCTTTCCAATCCGCATGGTCGAATCCGGCCCGGCGGGTGGCGCGATCTTCGCCTGCCAGCTGGCGAAGAAGTTCGATGAAAAGAAGGTACTGGCGTTCGACATGGGCGGCACCACCGCCAAGCTGACCCTTCTCAACGATTTCAGCCCGACCAAGAACAGGTTTTTCGAGGTGGATCGCACAGCGCGGTTCCTGAAGGGCAGCGGTCTGCCAATCCGGATCCCCGTGGTCGAGATGGTGGAGATCGGCGCGGGTGGCGGCTCTATCGCGCGTCTTGACCTGATGAACAGGATCAATGTTGGACCAGAAAGTGCCTCGTCCGATCCCGGCCCCGCCTGTTACGGACTTGGCGGTGAGAAGCCAACTGTTTCTGACGCCGATCTCGTCCTGGGCTTTCTCGATCCCGATCGCTTTTCCGGGAATAAGATCGCGCTGAAACCAGATCTGGCCCGCGATGCGGTCCATCGCGCAGTGGGCGAAGGGCTCGGGCTGAGCCCCCACGCGGCCGCGCACGGTATCTACGAGATGGTCTGCGAGAACATGGCCTCCGCAGCGCGCGCGCATGCCGTCGAACAGGGCGCCGCCGCTGAGCACTACACGATGATCGCCTTCGGCGGTGCAGCACCGGTTCACGCCGCCCGCCTCGCGGAAAAGCTGCGGATCGGTCGCGTCATCATTCCCCGCAGCGCTGGCGTTGGCTCGGCCGTCGGGTTTCTCGATGCGCCGGTCAGTTTCGAAAGCGTGCGCTCCTTCACCATGCGGCTCGATCAGTTCGACGCGGGAAGGCTACATACATTCGTGACAGCCATGGCCGAGGAGGTGCGTGCGTGGGTCTCGTCGGCCGCGGGCGATGCTCCCCTCGTCGAGCATCGGCAAGCCTTCATGCGCTATCTGGGGCAGGGCCATGAAATCCCCGTCACGATCCCGCAGGGCCCCTACACGGCCTCTGATGCTGAAGCCTTCAGGGCTGTTTTCGAGGAGGCCTACCAGGCGCAGTTCGACCGTGTGATACCTTACGCTGAAATCGAGATCCTCTCCGTATGCGTGCTGGTATCGACGGCAGCCCAAG encodes:
- a CDS encoding rhodanese-like domain-containing protein, with the translated sequence MSMNQISATDLMTIISSDEEIAIVDIREKGHFGLEHLLHAANIPFSELESGILLQVPRRTTRIVLIDGIDRVAPRAEERLRELGYVSVECLAGGVDAWRDAGGEVFIGEDVTPKAFGEIVEEELHTPALNPREVAALIGKGEDVIILDGRTWPEHQGISIPGSISVPNGELLLRLPDLVKDPRTNVVVTCAGRTRSIIGAQTLINAGVENPVYALRGGTQAWRMAGLSLQSGSTNRFADVTPEGAARAEAFANDLRRKAGIPDIPHADVERIAGKGQRSVYLLDVRTREEFDEGHIAGSVHAPGGQLVQGVIRWCAVRRGLLVLIDSAPFVRAVSAAHWLRQMGYDARVLDGGVEGATSQVVKDDPPLAIPPFSSVALVDTDHARRLRTGNVLTIDVGSSMDYRNSHIAGAIWGIRPRLDDLCELVHQADTVIVYSAVAARAFLFAADLKRLFPAYDVCVLNGGLNAWRVAGGEVESTPDAPPDEACIDYLFWAHDRQKGNDAATLQYFNWEHGLPEQITRDGTSEFRILK
- the metC gene encoding cystathionine beta-lyase; this encodes MSARQDKNAGQFATQLSTNDETIVAHAGRSSGHFGAVNTPVYHASTILFPTLAAYEQKATAPVRYGRRGTPTTAALEDAISALEGAAGTVLTPSGMSAVTTTLIAHAGQGAEFLISDAVYPPVRTFCKRLNEQFGVETVFYDPCIGQDISALVTDRTRLIWLESPGSHTFEIQDIAAITRVARARGVTTVIDNSWSGGHFLKPFRLGVDIVVHAATKYIGGHADAMLGAIACNDDNLGKIRKAISDFGLCAGPDDAYLVLRGFRTLVTRLKQHNENGLEVARWLEAHPLVERVIHPALVSHPQHALWREQFTGASGLFGFVIKCRDRAALGPMMDGLSYFGMGSSWGGFESLLIPVSLDGKREVAHPAWQGQLMRIHVGLEHPDDLIGDLDRALQRLPMADRGA
- a CDS encoding glutathione S-transferase N-terminal domain-containing protein, producing MKFFYANGSCALGIHILLEETGTAYEPQRLDFTKQEQRSPEYLALNPKGKVPLFQFEDGSTLSEFQAMATWLHLTHPDKRLLPADPLAAARAYELMDYTVGTVHSLGFSRISRPQNFSPAPESHEAVKAMGLKTFEQGMAWLGDKASAEGFAVGDFSIADAALFYVEFWMAERLNKPLPGHLANHYARMRERPSVQTVLKIQGFA
- a CDS encoding hydantoinase/oxoprolinase family protein, which translates into the protein MAELKLSVDVGGTFTDVVLRQGHKRWTTKVLTTPRVPEEGVLTGISEILATAGRRFDEVDIFVHGTTLATNAIIERRGARTALLATQGFRDVLEMGTESRFDQYDLELVRPSPVVPRPLRFGVPERLDAKGLVRVPLDERAVVDVAGQLEREGVEAVAISFLHSYINPAHEKAVGKLLASRLPSLAISLSHEVCPEIREYERTSTTVLNAYVQPLMDRYLDQMERRLIEAGFRGSIALMTSGGGLTSLSLARRFPIRMVESGPAGGAIFACQLAKKFDEKKVLAFDMGGTTAKLTLLNDFSPTKNRFFEVDRTARFLKGSGLPIRIPVVEMVEIGAGGGSIARLDLMNRINVGPESASSDPGPACYGLGGEKPTVSDADLVLGFLDPDRFSGNKIALKPDLARDAVHRAVGEGLGLSPHAAAHGIYEMVCENMASAARAHAVEQGAAAEHYTMIAFGGAAPVHAARLAEKLRIGRVIIPRSAGVGSAVGFLDAPVSFESVRSFTMRLDQFDAGRLHTFVTAMAEEVRAWVSSAAGDAPLVEHRQAFMRYLGQGHEIPVTIPQGPYTASDAEAFRAVFEEAYQAQFDRVIPYAEIEILSVCVLVSTAAQELSIVPPVERIDGAKARGTVEIYDGQRNRMRTVPIYDRETLTSGMYIEGPAIVAEAETTTVVTASFDAQIDAIGSIVLEAREKKI